The Coccidioides posadasii str. Silveira chromosome 3, complete sequence genome contains a region encoding:
- a CDS encoding uncharacterized protein (EggNog:ENOG410PFQP~COG:L~BUSCO:7819at33183), whose amino-acid sequence MSDIEDEMDIDVQPAKHSISSSLEDVKGKRVQADLPVEAEDNLPWVEKYRPSTLDDVSGHQDIIATINRFIESNRLPHLLLYGPPGTGKTSTILALARQIYGVKNVRQMVLELNASDDRGIDVVREQIKTFASTKQIFSMTPGGQAGSNLGAFKLIILDEADAMTAAAQMALRRIMEKYTANTRFCIIANYTHKLTPALLSRCTRFRFSPLKEQDIRVLVDQVIEKEQVRIQPDAIDSLVRLSKGDMRRALNVLQACHASSMPLPLRDVPRDQQPAREPETITDDTIYTCIAAPRPSDIKTIMETLLSTSDVTSCLNTIQTLKISKGLALADILTALANELQHIEVPAQTRVAWLEGLADIEWRLSGGGAEAIQTGGLVGVIRGGCELISGRGVQMES is encoded by the exons ATGTCGGACATCGAAGATGAGATGGATATCGATGTCCAGCCAGCAAAACACTCAATCTCCTCCAGCTTGGAAGATGTAAAGGGCAAAAGAGTTCAGGCGGATTTGCCCGTGGAAGCTGAAGATAACCTCCCATG GGTCGAGAAATACCGCCCAAGCACCTTGGACGACGTTTCCGGCCATCAAGATATAATTGCGACTATAAATCGATTCATCGAGTCAAAT CGACTACCTCATCTTTTACTCTACGGCCCACCAGGAACAGGCAAGACTTCCACGATATTAGCCCTCGCCCGGCAGATATACGGCGTTAAAAATGTGCGACAGATGGTTTTGGAGCTCAATGCTAGTGACGACAGAGGCATTGACGTTGTGCGAGAGCAGATCAAGACATTTGCCA GCACGAAACAAATATTCTCGATGACGCCCGGCGGCCAGGCGGGCTCCAACCTCGGGGCGTTCAAGTTGATTATCCTGGATGAGGCCGACGCGATGACCGCAGCTGCGCAGATGGCCCTTCGGCGAATTATGGAAAAATATACCGCCAACACTCGATTCTGCATTATTGCGAACTACACACATAAGCTCACTCCTGCGCTGTTGTCGAGATGTACTAGATTTAGATTTAGTCCGTTGAAGGAGCAGGACATCCGGGTATTAGTGGACCAAGTCATTGAGAAGGAGCAAGTGCGGATACAACCAGACGCAATCGACAGCCTAGTGAGACTGAGTAAGGGCGATATGCGACGAGCGTTGAATGTGCTCCAGGCGTGCCACGCAAGCA GTATGCCCCTACCCCTCCGTGACGTCCCCAGAGACCAGCAACCCGCCCGTGAGCCGGAAACAATCACCGATGACACTATCTATACTTGTATCGCGGCCCCCCGCCCGTCGGATATCAAGACGATCATGGAAACCCTTCTCAGCACTTCGGATGTGACATCCTGCTTGAACACAATCCAAACGCTTAAAATCAGTAAAGGACTGGCATTGGCAGATATACTTACGGCATTGGCGAATGAACTGCAACATATAGAGGTGCCGGCGCAAACAAGAGTTGCATGGCTGGAGGGCCTAGCGGATATTGAATGGAGGTTATCGGGAGGCGGAGCGGAAGCGATACAGACCGGTGGATTGGTGGGAGTTATTCGGGGAGGATGTGAGTTGATAAGCGGCCGTGGAGTGCAGATGGAGAGCTGA
- the ARC18 gene encoding subunit of the Arp2/3 complex (BUSCO:436872at4751~EggNog:ENOG410PNX6~COG:Z~BUSCO:13749at33183), whose product MPAYHSIFLQEPNEQTIGNFPILPLRTRTRGPAYTLPTLPAGSSDADIDPDSESYDCIDEILSLYRANTFFRNFEIKGPADRMLIYGILFISECLGRVKPGMPAREAEKVLINASLDHFAIPGDASFPLNQAFEPPRDRQEAETLRQYISQVRQELAIRLHSRLYPGGVGPSKWWLSFAKRKFMGKSL is encoded by the exons ATGCCG GCATACCACTCCATCTTCCTCCAAGAACCCAATGAACAAACAATAG GAAACTTCCCCATTCTCCCCCTCCGTACCCGCACCCGCGGACCTGCATACACACTCCCTACCCTCCCCGCCGGTTCTTCCGACGCCGACATTGATCCCGACAGCGAATCTTACGACTGCATCGATGAAATCCTCTCCCTCTACCGTGCGAACACCTTCTTTCGCAACTTTGAAATCAAAGGCCCTGCCGACCGGATGCTGATCTATGGCATCCTGTTCATCAGCGAGTGTTTGGGAAGAGTCAAGCCGGGAATGCCCGCTAGGGAAGCAGAAAAG GTCCTGATTAATGCATCCCTTGATCACTTTGCGATCCCCGGAGATGCCTCGTTTCCACTTAACCAGGCATTTGAACCACCTAGAGACAGACAAGAAGCAGAGACGTTGAGACA ATATATATCCCAAGTCCGACAAGAGCTTGCTATCAGACTTCATTCGAGATTATATCCCGGCGGCGTGGGACCATCCAAG TGGTGGCTAAGTTTCGCGAAGCGCAAGTTCATGGGAAAGTCACTTTAA
- a CDS encoding uncharacterized protein (EggNog:ENOG410PM05~COG:S~TransMembrane:12 (i54-80o100-122i129-148o182-202i223-242o248-267i315-332o352-372i379-396o408-436i448-473o493-518i)~BUSCO:4215at33183) yields MTPFIVRLGAAPFGIASDSTCPSHPLTSAAMAFHILGTVKDNWYMFSPVERRNIAIYILGIMLYKFGLEAFNGSVVALATNRYDYDAFKTHSHPKTFERVGLLTGLNQAFQCIGSILIAPLVRRASSRVVLAVAIFVFGLFTALLLVLDASTGGTFVPVEFRKHHPSMDFHYYGHYDTDGMIPIYCVTGVVYGMVELIRRVIPRDIVGGNVQKLRRMDSLVHVFYEISGTAGAFCTALALIPQLGNNYSFIITPVCFCLAGCVWLCITDTTFQQPAREKLLSDQPTYIKAVFGSFYLFGESLWTGAKLILCNRRFVWLIPGYSIAFYGHRYLENSIAPAVARRYLGHSAWSQVIVGGSNLGELLGAAFVFLFTNLITTPIPWIRVDAIMLLILWYLPFWHPPANDVRYAWIVSATFLPISFGWAAGDVSLAAYIQATLARVESKTKNVSALGAVMACLYTTYIVIYAISSPILGQYIDDVYIRTGGSKGDGNIHSAILNVAAIQYSVMAFVIFVSTFVPQGSFALNPKLLFDQNLDSDVEVCEIGSVEMKKSMDRRNTTGGHSDARDSW; encoded by the exons ATGACGCCGTTCATTGTGCGCTTAGGCGCAGCGCCGTTCGGCATTGCGTCCGATTCAACCTG CCCTTCCCATCCGTTGACTTCTGCGGCAATGGCTTTCCACATCCTGGGCACCGTCAAGGACAACTGGTACATGTTTAGTCCAGTTGAACGTCGCAATATCGCCATCTATATTCTCGGAATTATGCTCTATAAGTTTGGCCTCGAAGCTTTTAACGGATCAGTTGTTGCCCTCGCCACCAATCGATATGACTACGACGCTTTCAAAACCCACTCTCATCCCAAAACCTTCGAACGCGTTGGACTTCTCACCGGCCTCAACCAGGCATTCCAATGCATCGGCTCCATCCTTATCGCGCCTCTTGTCAGGAGGGCATCCTCAAGGGTGGTTTTGGCCGTAGCAATTTTCGTCTTCGGCCTTTTCACTGccctcctcctcgtcctaGATGCCAGCACCGGCGGGACGTTTGTCCCTGTCGAGTTTCGGAAGCATCACCCCAGCATGGACTTCCATTACTATGGCCACTATGACACGGATGGCATGATTCCCATCTATTGTGTCACTGGAGTTGTATATGGTATGGTCGAGCTCATTCGCCGAGTTATCCCCAGAGATATTGTTGGTGGAAATGTACAGAAGCTCCGACGCATGGACTCGCTTGTCCACGTTTTCTATGAAATATCGGGCACCGCTGGAGCGTTTTGTACGGCCCTCGCTTTGATTCCGCAACTTGGAAATAACTACTCCTTCATCATCACCCCCGTATGCTTCTGCCTCGCGGGATGTGTGTGGCTGTGTATTACCGACACAACCTTCCAACAGCCTGCAAGGGAAAAGCTGCTTTCGGATCAACCAACATACATCAAGGCAGTCTTTGGCTCGTTCTATCTCTTCGGAGAATCCCTCTGGACCGGAGCGAAACTTATCCTCTGTAACCGAAGATTCGTCTGGCTCATACCAGGTTACTCCATTGCCTTTTACGGCCACAGATATCTTGAAAACTCAATTGCACCAGCCGTCGCTAGAAGATACCTCGGTCACTCCGCTTGGTCTCAGGTCATTGTCGGCGGGTCAAACTTGGGCGAATTGCTCGGAGCTGCATTCGTGTTCTTATTTACCAACCTCATCACCACACCCATCCCTTGGATACGCGTTGACGCTATTATGCTCCTTATCCTTTGGTACCTGCCATTCTGGCATCCACCGGCCAACGATGTTCGATACGCATGGATAGTCAGCGCCACCTTCCTACCGATATCATTTGGCTGGGCTGCCGGCGACGTCTCACTTGCGGCCTACATCCAGGCGACGCTCGCACGCGTTGAATCGAAAACGAAAAACGTCTCTGCCCTCGGCGCGGTCATGGCATGTCTTTATACGACGTATATCGTTATTTACGCAATTAGTTCCCCAATATTGGGCCAATACATCGACGATGTCTATATTCGAACCGGTGGTAGCAAAGGGGATGGAAATATCCATAGTGCGATACTCAATGTTGCTGCCATACAATATTCAGTCATGGCATTTGTCATCTTTGTTTCAACATTTGTTCCACAGGGTTCCTTTGCATTGAACCCCAAGCTCCTATTCGACCAGAATCTTGACTCCGACGTGGAGGTCTGCGAAATCGGATCGGTcgagatgaagaagagcatGGACCGGAGAAATACCACTGGGGGGCACAGCGATGCACGCGATTCGTGGTAA
- the TRM6 gene encoding tRNA (adenine(58)-N(1))-methyltransferase non-catalytic subunit trm6 (BUSCO:273469at4751~EggNog:ENOG410PJ0M~COG:J~BUSCO:4412at33183), translated as MTEGSTPAELEDGPDLGNGMGEDDTPQPRDNRNIIDDNSAQRMTMEEIENLKQGTTGAGKEIISKLLRSHSALDQKTAFSRAKYTLRKRKKYLKRFTPVPLDVSLLTNWMLNDKDAARTMELRDELLGLIGCWANVHQGGEDSPPDSTTAQPCGRWLVVDDTGGLVVAAMAERMGILYPSSTESDLSASEEAEPSGDTPGETEITSVENPNDKSLGDPPESHLAPSHQPRHRRRPAPMSAKHTTLTVIHPNFQPNLTLLKYFSYDLNDPPESHPLYTHLKTLSWIQLVDPDSDHTYTNEPAVVPDSVLEDWKPSRRGAYYRKRRRWTKVRTVVQEARAGGFDGLVVATLMDPASILKYAVPLLAGSAPVVVYSPHIEPLIKLSDLYSTMRRAAFLNRKQAIQESQGTGTRESAAVLEEGTRNCFQDENSEDDDFPVDPSLLLAPSIQTSRVRTWQVLPGRTHPLMTGRGGAEGYVFHAIRVIPAGGRVEARGVPGRKKRKVAIDTPGQTPKESEDTDMQT; from the coding sequence ATGACTGAAGGTTCAACTCCGGCAGAACTCGAAGATGGTCCGGATCTTGGAAACGGAATGGGAGAGGATGATACCCCTCAGCCCCGCGACAACCGAAATATCATAGACGACAACTCCGCGCAGCGCATGACAATGGAGGAGATTGAGAATCTCAAACAAGGGACAACTGGTGCGGGAAAGGAAATCATTTCCAAACTTCTACGGTCGCATTCCGCCCTTGACCAAAAGACGGCCTTTTCCCGGGCCAAATACACgctgaggaagaggaagaaatatTTAAAGCGTTTTACGCCAGTTCCTCTCGATGTATCGCTCCTCACGAACTGGATGTTGAACGATAAAGATGCGGCAAGGACCATGGAACTACGGGACGAGCTGTTAGGGCTGATTGGGTGTTGGGCAAACGTTCATCAAGGTGGGGAAGATTCTCCACCAGATTCAACAACAGCCCAACCTTGCGGCCGGTGGCTCGTGGTTGATGATACAGGAGGGCTAGTAGTAGCAGCTATGGCAGAGAGAATGGGCATACTCTACCCTTCCTCAACAGAGTCGGACCTATCTGCGTCGGAGGAAGCGGAACCCAGCGGTGATACACCAGGTGAAACGGAAATAACGTCGGTGGAAAATCCCAACGATAAATCTCTCGGCGACCCTCCAGAATCTCACTTAGCTCCTAGCCACCAACCACGCCACCGACGTCGCCCGGCGCCTATGTCAGCCAAACATACAACCCTGACCGTAATACATCCCAACTTCCAACCCAACCTTACCCTATTAAAATACTTCTCCTACGACCTTAACGATCCGCCCGAATCTCATCCCCTCTACACCCATCTCAAAACGCTGTCTTGGATCCAACTAGTGGATCCTGATTCCGATCACACCTATACTAATGAGCCAGCGGTTGTTCCTGATTCCGTCCTTGAGGACTGGAAGCCTAGTAGAAGGGGCGCTTATTATCGAAAGCGACGCCGATGGACAAAAGTACGCACGGTCGTACAAGAGGCCCGTGCCGGTGGCTTCGATGGTTTGGTTGTTGCAACCTTGATGGACCCCGCTTCCATCTTGAAATACGCTGTTCCGCTGCTGGCTGGTTCAGCGCCTGTGGTTGTATATTCCCCACATATCGAACCGCTGATAAAGCTATCCGATTTATACTCTACAATGCGCCGGGCCGCATTTTTAAACCGGAAGCAAGCAATTCAAGAAAGCCAGGGCACAGGAACAAGGGAGTCCGCTGCGGTCCTAGAAGAGGGCACGCGGAACTGTTTTCAAGACGAAAACTCCGAGGATGATGATTTTCCTGTAGATCCATCTCTACTTTTGGCTCCTTCGATCCAGACATCACGAGTCCGTACATGGCAAGTTCTGCCAGGACGTACGCATCCGCTTATGACTGGTCGGGGTGGAGCGGAGGGTTATGTGTTTCATGCCATCCGTGTTATTCCAGCGGGAGGAAGAGTGGAGGCTCGTGGTGTTCcgggaaggaaaaagagaaaggtTGCAATAGATACGCCGGGTCAAACACCAAAGGAGAGCGAGGATACTGATATGCAGACGTAA
- a CDS encoding uncharacterized protein (EggNog:ENOG410PI64~COG:S~MEROPS:MER1054226), which produces MSVKQPDQEGQDGSPRLIEPRPNIPTNLHVVADSMPSDQDKPVFSESMLGELPIPLSETTGEPQTQSQPNGFGEPRASCQLEDDHNSGQRTAQHEIGAEGDSGLRPQSQATSETCNLFSNNIADSSPQRTIELQSNNPFKARLERRYNNAILDSNSHDGRSHPPQSPKVDRSMSPPSLARNAADAIFVDHADIIASGHEATMKPGTENKGHSEIQNVNAASGSNDPLIPTDNARPTPPLLSPNLIELDETEEREAPHSSASYQAPSDKQRAPSLLEPPKSAHVAEEQPTLQDTPSETQGPQPPAQPSDIYGIRTVNWTDGVHKTLRRSPVLVQNENGPCPLLALVNSLVMRTPPDIQSPLIKALRSRERISLGLLIQTLFDELTTYVNEEHQLPDIEDLSNFLTMLHTGMNVNPRLTPNVNPDQPGMFHQTRDIKLYSAFSLPLVHGWLASPASEAHKAMLRTAEYHDDIQLLHFRKEELEERVLSGGTLTAEEEQLIKDIDHIQHFVNVENATQLSPFGLGHLNRSLAPGTICILFRNDHFSTLFKHPHSQQLFTLVTDAGYAGHAEVVWESLVDVNGSGSELFSGDFRPVGAAPSSPAQRRKDQSMEHSQNQKMNPGQHNEQTDADYAYALALQFQDEEEQRAQRARAERNSSRPESQSSWQPVSRRQHARPTSTNTPQDHRHVTGHRQPRQTQIIRPLVPPAPETPIRQTVSADDPNAPPPTYEQAARTPPYNPQDHSASQYDGQNGIAGPRSSSYHYGSGRTPYMNHPSARRRVPMPTSASTLGERPRERERSKDCVVM; this is translated from the exons ATGAGCGTGAAGCAACCCGACCAAGAGGGGCAGGATGGCTCGCCTAGGCTCATTGAACCAAGGCCAAATATTCCCACTAATTTGCACGTGGTGGCGGACAGCATGCCGTCCGATCAAGACAAGCCTGTGTTTTCGGAATCTATGCTAGGTGAACTCCCAATTCCCTTGTCGGAGACGACCGGGGAACCACAGACACAAAGCCAGCCTAATGGGTTTGGGGAGCCCCGTGCATCATGTCAACTGGAAGATGATCACAACAGTGGGCAGAGAACTGCGCAGCATGAGATTGGAGCTGAGGGGGATTCAGGTCTCCGCCCGCAAAGCCAGGCAACCAGTGAAACCTGTAACTTGTTTTCGAACAATATCGCGGATTCATCGCCCCAGAGAACTATTGAACTTCAGTCCAACAATCCTTTCAAAGCCAGGTTAGAGCGCCGCTATAATAATGCTATATTGGACTCAAACAGCCATGATGGCCGGTCGCATCCTCCGC AATCTCCTAAAGTGGATAGATCAATGTCACCACCCTCTCTAGCACGAAATGCTGCTGACGCTATATTTGTGGACCATGCGGATATAATCGCTTCTGGCCACGAGGCCACGATGAAGCCGGGTACCGAGAACAAGGGCCACTCCGAAATACAAAACGTAAATGCCGCTTCTGGGTCAAATGATCCTCTAATTCCTACCGACAATGCTCGTCCCACCCCGCCGCTACTGTCACCAAATCTCATTGAACTTGACGAAACCGAAGAGAGGGAAGCGCCTCATTCTTCCGCTTCGTACCAAGCACCATCAGACAAGCAACGGGCACCTTCCCTTTTAGAACCTCCTAAGTCGGCTCATGTTGCAGAAGAACAGCCGACGTTGCAGGATACACCAAGTGAAACTCAAGGACCGCAACCCCCGGCACAACCTTCGGATATATATGGAATTCGGACAGTTAATTGGACAGATGGAGTCCACAAAACATTACGTCGGTCTCCTGTTCTGGTGCAGAATGAAAACGGGCCCTGTCCACTTCTGGCACTTGTTAACAGCCTTGTCATGCGGACTCCACCTGATATTCAATCTCCCCTTATAAAAGCATTGCGTTCTCGAGAAAGAATATCGTTGGGGTTATTGATACAGACTTTATTCGATGAGCTTACGACATATGTAAATGAAGAGCACCAACTCCCTGATATTGAAGATCTTAGCAATTTCCTTACCATGCTTCACACAGGAATGAATGTCAATCCGCGTCTAACTCCA AACGTAAATCCTGACCAGCCAGGAATGTTCCATCAAACACGCGATATAAAGCTGTATAGTGCTTTTAGCCTTCCGTTGGTACACGGGTGGCTTGCTTCTCCGGCTTCAGAAGCCCACAAAGCAATGCTTCGGACAGCGGAGTATCATGATGACATTCAGCTACTACACTTTCGCAAGGAGGAATTAGAGGAAAGGGTTTTGTCAGGCGGTACGCTTACTGCTGAGGAAGAGCAACTGATCAAGGATATTGATCATATACAACATTTTGTCAATGTGGAAAATGCTACCCAATTGAGCCCTTTCGGTCTTGGACATTTGAATCGTTCCCTTGCACCTGGGACTATTTGTATCCTTTTCCGGAATGATCACTTTTCTACATTATTTAAACACCCACACTCACAACAACTTTTCACCCTGGTAACTGATGCCGGCTATGCTGGTCATGCAGAAGTTGTGTGGGAAAGTCTTGTGGATGTTAATGGAAGCGGATCCGAATTGTTTTCTGGGGATTTTCGTCCCGTCGGAGCTGCACCATCCTCTCCTGCACAGCGACGTAAAGACCAGTCCATGGAGCACAGTCAAAACCAAAAAATGAACCCAGGCCAACATAACGAGCAAACAGACGCGGACTATGCGTACGCATTAGCCCTTCAATTCCAAGATGAAGAGGAGCAACGTGCGCAACGTGCACGAGCAGAACGCAACTCAAGCCGTCCCGAATCTCAATCATCCTGGCAACCGGTCTCACGCAGACAACATGCTCGACCTACAAGTACTAACACCCCCCAAGACCATCGACACGTAACTGGCCATCGCCAGCCTCGTCAGACTCAAATTATTCGCCCACTTGTCCCTCCAGCACCGGAGACGCCCATTCGGCAAACCGTCTCTGCTGACGACCCGAATGCACCACCACCAACCTATGAACAAGCCGCACGGACACCACCATACAACCCACAAGACCATAGTGCTTCTCAATACGACGGACAAAATGGGATTGCCGGACCTAGGTCTTCAAGCTACCACTACGGATCTGGCCGAACTCCATATATGAACCATCCATCTGCCAGAAGGCGGGTGCCCATGCCAACATCGGCTTCAACGCTAGGTGAACGGccaagagagagagagaggagcaAAGATTGCGTTGTCATGTAA